In the genome of Dickeya fangzhongdai, one region contains:
- the oppC gene encoding oligopeptide ABC transporter permease OppC: protein MFWNKRNREALDNFSEKLEVEGRSLWQDARRRFMHNRAALASLFVLTLITLFVVIGPMVAPFNYADTDWNMMSSAPDMVSKHYFGTDSSGRDLLVRVAIGGRISLMVGVAAALVAVVVGTLYGAASGYLGGKVDSVMMRLLEILNSFPFMFFVILLVTLFGQNILLIFVAIGMVSWLDMARIVRGQTLSLKRKEFIEAALVCGVSTRSIVLRHVVPNVLGVVVVYASLLVPSMILFESFLSFLGLGTQEPLSSWGALLNDGANSMEVAPWLLLYPAGFLVVTLFCFNFIGDGLRDALDPKDR, encoded by the coding sequence ATGTTTTGGAATAAACGTAACCGCGAAGCGCTGGATAATTTCAGCGAAAAACTGGAAGTGGAAGGGCGCAGCCTGTGGCAGGATGCGCGCCGTCGCTTCATGCACAACCGGGCGGCGCTGGCCAGCCTGTTCGTACTGACGCTCATCACGCTGTTTGTCGTCATTGGCCCGATGGTGGCGCCGTTCAACTATGCCGATACCGACTGGAATATGATGTCCAGCGCGCCTGACATGGTGTCCAAACACTATTTCGGCACCGATTCGTCCGGCCGCGACCTGCTGGTGCGTGTGGCGATCGGCGGACGTATTTCTCTGATGGTCGGCGTTGCCGCCGCGTTGGTGGCGGTAGTCGTGGGAACGCTGTATGGCGCTGCATCCGGCTATCTGGGTGGGAAAGTGGACTCGGTCATGATGCGTCTGCTGGAGATCCTTAACTCCTTCCCGTTCATGTTCTTCGTTATCCTGCTGGTGACGCTGTTCGGGCAAAATATCCTGCTGATTTTTGTGGCTATCGGCATGGTGTCCTGGCTGGACATGGCCCGTATCGTTCGCGGCCAGACCCTGAGCCTGAAACGTAAAGAGTTCATTGAAGCCGCGTTGGTGTGCGGTGTATCCACCCGCAGTATCGTGCTGCGCCATGTCGTGCCGAATGTGCTGGGCGTGGTCGTGGTCTACGCGTCGCTGCTGGTGCCGAGCATGATCCTGTTCGAATCTTTTCTGAGTTTCCTTGGCCTGGGTACCCAGGAACCGCTGAGCAGCTGGGGCGCGCTGCTGAACGATGGCGCCAATTCAATGGAAGTGGCGCCGTGGCTGCTGCTGTATCCCGCCGGTTTCCTGGTGGTGACCCTGTTCTGTTTCAACTTTATCGGCGATGGCCTGCGTGATGCCCTCGACCCGAAAGACCGCTAA
- a CDS encoding ABC transporter ATP-binding protein, which yields MMNTSQPREALLDVKDLRVTFSTPDGDVTAVNDLNFSLSAGETLGIVGESGSGKSQTAFALMGLLAANGRIGGSARFNGREILNLPERELNRLRAEEIAMIFQDPMTSLNPYMRVGDQLMEVLMQHKKLGKSEAFDESVRMLDAVKMPEARKRMRMYPHEFSGGMRQRVMIAMALLCRPKLLIADEPTTALDVTVQAQIMTLLNDLKREFNTAIIMITHDLGVVAGICDKVLVMYAGRTMEYGSAREIFYEPTHPYSIGLLKAVPRLDEENEALATIPGNPPNLLRLPKGCPFQPRCPYAQDRCQQAPELTPFGEGRLRACFRSVGELV from the coding sequence ATGATGAATACGTCACAACCCCGTGAAGCGCTGCTTGACGTTAAAGATTTGCGCGTGACTTTCAGTACGCCTGACGGTGATGTCACCGCGGTAAACGACCTTAATTTCTCTCTCAGCGCCGGTGAGACGCTGGGGATTGTCGGGGAGTCCGGCTCTGGTAAATCCCAGACAGCGTTTGCGCTGATGGGCCTGCTGGCCGCGAACGGCCGTATCGGCGGTTCCGCCCGTTTCAACGGTCGCGAGATTCTCAATCTGCCGGAACGTGAGCTCAATCGCCTGCGCGCGGAAGAGATCGCTATGATTTTCCAGGACCCGATGACGTCGCTGAATCCGTACATGCGTGTCGGCGACCAGCTGATGGAAGTGCTGATGCAGCACAAGAAACTCGGTAAAAGCGAAGCGTTTGACGAGTCGGTGCGTATGCTGGACGCGGTGAAAATGCCGGAAGCCAGAAAACGTATGCGCATGTACCCGCACGAGTTTTCCGGCGGGATGCGTCAGCGCGTTATGATCGCGATGGCGCTGCTGTGCCGTCCTAAATTGCTGATCGCCGACGAACCGACCACCGCGCTCGACGTGACGGTACAGGCGCAGATCATGACATTGCTCAACGACCTGAAGCGCGAGTTCAATACCGCCATTATCATGATTACCCACGATCTGGGCGTGGTAGCGGGTATTTGCGACAAGGTGCTGGTGATGTACGCCGGCCGTACCATGGAGTACGGCAGCGCGCGCGAAATTTTCTACGAGCCGACGCATCCGTATTCAATCGGCTTGCTGAAAGCCGTTCCCCGTCTTGACGAAGAGAACGAAGCGCTGGCCACTATTCCGGGCAATCCGCCTAACCTGTTGCGCTTGCCGAAAGGGTGTCCTTTCCAGCCGCGTTGCCCCTATGCACAGGACCGGTGCCAGCAGGCGCCTGAATTGACGCCGTTTGGCGAGGGCCGTCTGCGTGCCTGTTTCCGGAGTGTGGGGGAATTAGTATGA
- the oppF gene encoding murein tripeptide/oligopeptide ABC transporter ATP binding protein OppF: MNELENKKVLLEVDELKVHFDIRDDKQWFWQPAKKLKAVDGVTLRLYEGETLGVVGESGCGKSTLARAIIGLVKATSGRISWLGKDLLGMRDTEWRNVRSDIQMIFQDPLASLNPRMTIGEIIAEPLRTYHPEMPRQEVKDRVKAMMMKVGLLPNLINRYPHEFSGGQCQRIGIARALILEPKLIICDEPVSALDVSIQAQVVNLLQQLQREMGLSLIFIAHDLSVVKHISDRVLVMYLGHAVELGTYDELYHNPQHPYTRALMSAVPIPDPDKERNKQIQLLEGDLPSPINPPTGCVFCTRCPVVGPECTKTRPVLEGSFRHAVSCLKVDPLS, translated from the coding sequence ATGAACGAGCTGGAAAACAAAAAAGTCTTGCTTGAAGTGGATGAACTGAAAGTCCACTTTGATATCCGCGATGATAAACAGTGGTTCTGGCAACCCGCCAAGAAGCTGAAAGCGGTTGATGGCGTTACCCTGCGGCTGTACGAAGGGGAAACGCTGGGGGTTGTTGGGGAGTCCGGTTGCGGCAAATCCACGCTGGCCCGCGCGATCATCGGTCTGGTGAAGGCCACCAGCGGGCGCATTAGCTGGCTGGGTAAAGACCTGCTGGGGATGCGTGATACCGAATGGCGCAATGTGCGCAGCGATATCCAGATGATTTTCCAGGATCCGTTGGCGTCGCTGAACCCGCGTATGACCATCGGCGAAATTATCGCCGAACCGCTGCGCACCTACCACCCGGAGATGCCGCGTCAGGAAGTGAAAGACCGCGTCAAAGCGATGATGATGAAGGTTGGCCTGCTGCCGAACCTGATCAACCGCTACCCGCACGAGTTTTCCGGTGGTCAGTGTCAGCGTATCGGTATTGCCCGCGCGCTGATTCTGGAACCGAAACTGATCATCTGTGATGAACCGGTTTCCGCGCTGGACGTGTCGATTCAGGCTCAGGTGGTAAACCTGCTGCAACAGTTACAGCGGGAAATGGGGCTGTCGCTGATCTTTATCGCCCACGATTTGTCGGTGGTCAAACACATCTCCGACCGCGTGCTGGTGATGTATCTGGGTCATGCGGTGGAACTGGGAACCTACGACGAGCTGTACCACAATCCGCAGCATCCTTATACCCGCGCCCTGATGTCGGCGGTGCCGATTCCTGACCCGGACAAGGAGCGCAACAAGCAGATTCAACTGCTGGAAGGCGACCTGCCGTCACCGATTAATCCGCCTACCGGCTGTGTGTTCTGCACCCGTTGCCCGGTTGTCGGACCGGAATGCACCAAAACCCGGCCGGTGCTCGAAGGCAGCTTCCGCCATGCGGTATCCTGCCTGAAGGTGGATCCGCTGTCGTAA
- a CDS encoding HI1450 family dsDNA-mimic protein produces the protein MDLNNRLTEDETLEQAYDIFLELAPDNLDPADILLFNLQFEERGGAELFDPAEDWQEHVDFDLNPDFFAEVVIGLAEQEGEEINDIFARILICREKDHKLCHILWKE, from the coding sequence ATGGATTTAAATAACCGCCTGACAGAAGATGAAACGCTGGAACAGGCCTACGATATCTTTCTGGAACTGGCGCCGGATAACCTGGACCCGGCAGATATCCTGCTGTTCAACCTGCAGTTCGAAGAGCGTGGCGGTGCGGAGCTGTTTGATCCGGCGGAAGACTGGCAGGAACACGTGGATTTCGACCTGAATCCGGACTTTTTCGCCGAAGTGGTTATTGGTCTGGCCGAGCAGGAAGGTGAGGAAATCAATGATATTTTCGCCCGCATTCTGATCTGCCGCGAAAAGGACCACAAACTGTGCCACATTCTGTGGAAAGAGTAA